One genomic segment of Trichococcus shcherbakoviae includes these proteins:
- a CDS encoding PFL family protein, whose protein sequence is MLRTDNILDTIRMFEEDNLDIRTITMGISLLDCIDSDGEKARERIYKKITTKAKNLVSIAQEIEDTYGVPITNKRISVTPIALIAGASDDTDYVAYAKTLDAAAKEVGVDFIGGFSALVEKGYNKGDKILIDSIPEALAVTDKVCSSVNIGSTKAGINMDAVKLMGEIVLATAEKTADRNGFGCAKLVVFANSVGDNPFMAGAYHGVEEADCEIHVGISGPGVVKRALEKVKGEPMDIVADTIKKAAFQITRMGQLVGNIASQKLGVPFGIVDLALAPTPAVGDSVGEILEEFGLGVVGTHGTVAALAVLNDAVKKGGVMACSHVGGLSGSFIPVSEDHRMIDAAAANQISLDMLLAMTAICSVGLDMIAIPGDTPATTIAAMIADEAAIGVQNNKTTAVRVIPAIGCGVGDFVEFGGLLGRAPVMPVHKESSADFINRGGRSPAPIHSFKN, encoded by the coding sequence ATGTTAAGAACTGACAATATCTTGGACACCATCCGAATGTTCGAAGAGGACAATTTGGATATCCGTACCATCACCATGGGGATTTCTTTATTGGACTGCATCGACAGCGATGGCGAAAAAGCTCGTGAAAGAATATACAAAAAAATCACCACCAAAGCGAAGAACCTGGTCAGCATAGCGCAGGAAATCGAAGATACGTACGGCGTTCCGATCACGAACAAACGGATTTCGGTCACACCGATCGCCTTGATTGCTGGCGCAAGCGATGACACGGACTACGTGGCATACGCAAAAACATTGGATGCTGCGGCGAAGGAAGTCGGCGTCGACTTCATCGGCGGATTCTCTGCATTGGTCGAAAAAGGCTACAACAAAGGCGACAAAATCCTGATTGATTCGATTCCGGAAGCTCTAGCAGTGACGGATAAGGTCTGCAGCAGCGTGAACATCGGCTCCACTAAAGCGGGCATCAATATGGATGCTGTGAAATTGATGGGTGAAATCGTACTTGCCACAGCGGAAAAAACAGCCGACAGAAACGGATTCGGTTGTGCGAAATTAGTAGTATTCGCAAACTCAGTAGGTGACAATCCCTTTATGGCAGGCGCTTATCATGGGGTGGAAGAAGCAGATTGTGAAATCCACGTCGGCATTTCCGGCCCTGGTGTCGTCAAACGTGCTTTGGAAAAAGTAAAAGGCGAACCGATGGACATCGTTGCCGATACAATCAAGAAAGCAGCCTTCCAGATCACCCGCATGGGTCAATTGGTCGGGAACATCGCTTCCCAAAAATTGGGCGTGCCCTTCGGCATCGTCGACTTGGCTTTGGCTCCGACACCTGCAGTCGGCGACTCTGTCGGTGAAATCCTTGAAGAATTCGGTTTGGGTGTAGTCGGTACCCACGGAACAGTCGCTGCTCTAGCTGTATTGAATGATGCAGTCAAAAAGGGTGGCGTAATGGCATGCAGCCATGTCGGCGGACTTTCGGGTTCGTTCATTCCCGTATCGGAAGACCACCGCATGATTGATGCTGCGGCAGCAAACCAAATCAGTTTGGATATGTTGCTGGCGATGACTGCCATCTGCTCGGTTGGTTTGGATATGATCGCCATCCCTGGTGACACGCCTGCAACGACAATCGCGGCCATGATCGCTGATGAAGCCGCAATCGGTGTTCAAAACAACAAAACGACCGCTGTCCGCGTGATTCCGGCAATCGGCTGTGGTGTGGGTGATTTCGTTGAATTCGGCGGCCTGCTTGGACGCGCTCCGGTAATGCCGGTCCACAAAGAAAGCTCTGCTGACTTCATCAATCGTGGTGGACGCAGTCCGGCACCGATCCACTCATTCAAAAACTAA
- a CDS encoding ACT domain-containing protein → MRAIMTVTGKDHTGIVASVAVELARLGVNILDISQTIMDEYFTMILMVELNESKNSVREVKEAMKKVEEEQGLVIRLQAEDTFHAMHRI, encoded by the coding sequence ATGAGAGCAATCATGACCGTAACAGGTAAAGACCATACCGGAATCGTAGCGAGCGTAGCGGTGGAATTGGCGCGTCTGGGCGTAAATATTTTGGATATCTCACAGACCATCATGGATGAATACTTCACCATGATTTTGATGGTCGAATTGAATGAATCAAAAAATTCAGTCAGAGAAGTAAAAGAAGCGATGAAAAAAGTTGAAGAAGAACAAGGCTTGGTCATCCGTTTACAGGCAGAAGACACATTCCATGCAATGCATCGGATCTAG